The proteins below are encoded in one region of Elusimicrobiota bacterium:
- a CDS encoding glycogen/starch/alpha-glucan phosphorylase, with protein MSKEEVNIEQFKGRTVVEVAMEVALTPEILDELNKQFNHNVARHAAMSTSVGGIGPLLRERMVAMSNLGVNVIGVSLLYDRVWKQRWYNWGQLYLERVKVASYLRQVMKEVATINIKMYDGTTVPTRVWLAEYGNAKMYFLDEPEINISVYPGKEDALAKVADPVEWAETARRKQSWLLGRGMLTLMKYLNQKPDFIVMSETPTIFAHNALITDEFQHDPLFEDTKYVFNDHTPLEYAHPMWTIDTLKQVHIDPHYYKKLHEDKELHKVDITQLLIFICEGVYGVAAKHGDVMRQMPTLKKFAKKIQTVTNGVSVKYWQCPELANYKNMSDDEIIAVKDRMKNELADWVWFRYKLWSKWRELAKQRPMIVWSRRITSYKRMDILSQMLKNRAFAQRLIATQATIIIGGRIHQQDDLSRRIIFDLLDQVAVYPRLEEQIVVLDNYNVWEAPKMFHGADASIMISDAGREASATGFMKAQLNGGIIIACSDGAIPESVIFANGENNNGKMPNGFQVHYQDDQPTSESLLSAIEQFTDNYRNKTNRVKMIRAALDMTEQVSVERTVRETLALFHEICGTNCRKELAGIK; from the coding sequence ATGTCAAAAGAAGAAGTTAATATCGAACAGTTTAAAGGCCGGACGGTAGTAGAAGTTGCAATGGAAGTTGCTCTCACCCCTGAAATTCTTGATGAACTCAATAAACAGTTTAACCACAATGTTGCACGGCATGCTGCAATGTCAACTTCTGTTGGAGGAATCGGGCCGCTACTGCGGGAACGTATGGTTGCTATGTCTAATCTTGGAGTTAATGTTATAGGCGTGAGTTTATTATACGACCGGGTATGGAAACAGCGGTGGTATAACTGGGGACAATTATATCTTGAACGCGTGAAAGTAGCGTCATACCTGCGGCAGGTGATGAAGGAAGTTGCAACCATAAATATTAAGATGTATGACGGTACAACGGTACCTACGCGTGTATGGCTTGCGGAGTATGGTAACGCAAAGATGTATTTTCTTGATGAGCCGGAGATTAATATCAGTGTGTATCCCGGGAAAGAGGATGCATTGGCAAAAGTTGCGGATCCTGTGGAATGGGCAGAAACCGCAAGGAGAAAACAAAGCTGGCTGCTTGGCCGCGGGATGCTGACGTTAATGAAGTATCTTAACCAAAAACCTGATTTTATTGTGATGAGCGAAACCCCAACAATATTTGCGCATAACGCGTTGATTACCGACGAGTTTCAGCATGATCCGTTGTTCGAAGATACAAAGTATGTGTTCAATGACCATACACCGTTAGAGTATGCGCATCCAATGTGGACAATTGATACTTTGAAACAGGTGCATATAGATCCTCATTACTACAAGAAACTTCATGAAGATAAGGAACTTCATAAGGTTGATATCACGCAGTTGTTGATATTCATATGTGAAGGCGTATACGGCGTTGCTGCAAAACACGGGGATGTTATGCGTCAGATGCCAACCTTGAAGAAGTTTGCAAAAAAAATTCAAACGGTTACCAACGGTGTCAGCGTGAAATACTGGCAATGCCCGGAGTTGGCTAATTACAAAAATATGAGTGACGACGAAATTATTGCTGTTAAAGACCGTATGAAGAACGAACTTGCGGACTGGGTGTGGTTCCGGTACAAACTATGGTCAAAATGGCGTGAGCTTGCAAAACAAAGGCCGATGATCGTGTGGTCACGCAGGATTACGAGTTACAAACGGATGGATATTTTGTCGCAGATGCTTAAAAACCGTGCGTTTGCGCAACGGTTGATTGCCACACAGGCTACTATCATTATCGGAGGAAGGATACATCAGCAGGATGATCTTTCCAGAAGGATTATTTTTGACTTACTGGACCAGGTGGCAGTATATCCCAGGCTTGAAGAACAAATTGTTGTGTTGGATAATTACAATGTATGGGAAGCACCCAAGATGTTCCATGGTGCGGATGCTAGTATAATGATATCCGATGCGGGAAGAGAAGCGTCTGCTACGGGATTTATGAAAGCGCAGCTTAATGGCGGGATTATAATCGCGTGCAGCGATGGTGCAATACCGGAATCCGTTATTTTTGCTAATGGGGAGAATAATAATGGAAAAATGCCAAACGGGTTCCAGGTACATTATCAAGATGACCAGCCTACCTCAGAGTCGTTACTGTCAGCAATTGAACAGTTTACTGATAACTACCGGAATAAAACAAACCGGGTTAAAATGATCCGTGCGGCACTTGATATGACTGAACAGGTGAGTGTTGAACGTACTGTACGGGAAACACTGGCGTTATTCCACGAGATATGCGGTACTAATTGCCGGAAAGAACTTGCCGGAATAAAGTAA
- the amrB gene encoding AmmeMemoRadiSam system protein B has product MHTKKYIRTALTVLTFLVLTASQGCTENLPVRKTTVAGQFYPDSKADLEQMIEYFMSNALQKQLPGTITALLSPHAGYIFSGGIAAYAYNQVKGKTYDTVIIIGLSHRYSLENIAAVYPKGKFETPLGYIEIDNILAEKIINKSNNLIKPLPAAHNNEHSIEVQLPFIQKVLPGTKIVPILIGNPGTDISSQIGTAIGEAVKEEKKRVLLIGSTDMSHYPKYEDAQTVDTGVLKALESFDINQINSYIRSVETKNIPNLHCVFCGEGVVYAITTASKVLGADTIKILTYANSGDVPKYGNKDSVVGYTAAVYLKSGKKNIINKGAQPVMKKEFSVSVEAQTELLRLARESITQALDNKQMKYTPKLDELKNQAAVFVTLRTGTGLRGCIGTTTPQEELYKAVIHMAQAAAFEDTRFTPVTKDELTKISIEISVLSPLKQSAVDDIIPNKTGVLVRKGMRGGLYLPQVWDETGWNTEQFMSSLCAHKAGLPPDAWKKDGTDIYTFTVFPFEEHGK; this is encoded by the coding sequence ATGCACACAAAAAAATATATTCGAACCGCACTCACGGTACTAACCTTTTTGGTACTAACCGCTTCACAGGGCTGTACCGAAAACCTGCCGGTACGTAAAACCACTGTCGCAGGGCAGTTTTACCCCGACAGCAAAGCGGACCTCGAACAAATGATTGAATATTTTATGTCCAACGCGCTGCAGAAGCAATTACCTGGAACAATCACAGCGTTATTATCCCCTCACGCGGGCTACATTTTCTCCGGGGGTATCGCTGCGTATGCGTATAATCAGGTAAAAGGTAAAACTTACGATACGGTAATTATCATTGGATTGTCACATAGATACTCTTTGGAGAACATCGCAGCTGTGTATCCCAAAGGAAAATTTGAAACCCCGCTTGGTTATATAGAAATAGACAATATCTTAGCCGAGAAAATAATAAACAAATCCAATAACCTTATAAAACCACTCCCTGCAGCACATAATAACGAGCATTCAATCGAAGTCCAGCTACCTTTTATCCAAAAAGTATTACCTGGCACAAAAATAGTGCCTATACTCATTGGAAACCCTGGAACAGATATTTCATCGCAGATCGGTACTGCAATCGGCGAAGCCGTTAAAGAAGAAAAGAAACGCGTACTTCTGATAGGTTCAACAGATATGTCACACTACCCAAAATATGAGGATGCGCAAACTGTTGATACCGGAGTACTAAAAGCATTAGAATCTTTTGATATAAACCAAATCAACAGTTATATCCGTTCAGTTGAGACAAAAAACATACCAAACCTCCACTGTGTTTTTTGTGGGGAAGGCGTGGTTTATGCGATAACTACCGCCTCCAAAGTTTTAGGTGCTGACACAATAAAAATCTTAACCTACGCGAACTCCGGTGACGTACCGAAGTACGGGAATAAAGACAGTGTTGTTGGCTATACCGCTGCGGTATACCTAAAATCAGGTAAAAAAAATATTATTAACAAAGGAGCACAACCTGTGATGAAAAAAGAATTTAGTGTATCCGTAGAAGCGCAAACCGAACTATTACGCCTGGCACGGGAAAGTATTACTCAGGCACTGGATAACAAACAAATGAAATACACACCAAAACTTGATGAACTAAAAAACCAGGCTGCGGTATTCGTAACCTTACGCACAGGCACTGGCCTCCGCGGTTGTATCGGCACCACAACTCCGCAAGAGGAATTGTACAAAGCTGTAATCCATATGGCACAAGCCGCTGCGTTTGAAGACACCAGATTCACTCCGGTAACCAAAGATGAGTTAACAAAAATATCAATTGAAATTTCTGTACTCTCACCGTTAAAACAATCCGCGGTTGATGACATTATTCCCAATAAAACCGGTGTTTTGGTACGTAAAGGTATGCGGGGCGGGTTATATCTTCCTCAAGTATGGGATGAAACCGGATGGAATACTGAACAGTTTATGTCCTCCTTATGCGCGCATAAAGCTGGCCTACCTCCGGATGCATGGAAAAAGGATGGGACGGATATTTATACTTTCACGGTATTCCCGTTTGAGGAACACGGGAAGTAA
- a CDS encoding cyclic nucleotide-binding domain-containing protein, whose amino-acid sequence MEEILKFLHKIPIFKPLNEDELKYFATLLEEEHFEENSVIFKEGDPGDRMYIIESGIVDIKKLIPSRETGETLTLTRLHAGNIFGEFTLFDHKSRSATSIAFFESKLYSLNTKSIDKLVKEQPVLATKFFLQVITDLVSKLRSTDDTIKDLSKRLLGM is encoded by the coding sequence ATGGAAGAAATACTTAAGTTTTTACACAAAATACCAATATTCAAACCATTGAATGAAGACGAACTAAAATATTTTGCCACACTACTCGAAGAAGAACATTTTGAAGAAAACAGTGTTATCTTTAAAGAAGGCGATCCCGGTGACCGTATGTACATAATAGAATCTGGTATTGTGGACATAAAAAAACTTATTCCCTCCCGTGAAACCGGTGAAACACTTACGCTTACACGGTTACACGCGGGTAATATCTTCGGTGAGTTCACATTATTTGACCATAAATCCCGTTCCGCAACTTCAATAGCGTTTTTTGAAAGCAAACTCTATTCGTTGAACACAAAATCTATTGATAAACTAGTAAAAGAACAACCTGTACTCGCGACAAAATTTTTTTTGCAGGTAATCACCGACCTGGTCTCCAAACTACGTTCAACAGATGATACTATCAAAGACTTAAGTAAACGCCTGTTAGGCATGTAA
- a CDS encoding TolC family protein: MIEFTDLINEKVRYGNSIVIKKLVIASVVMVLCLVARQCSAADTVNNSMGTITTVLTLQDCLMFAVKHHPSLKTSKGNIEIYTNRYNKAVADYLPDFSLSSGYSRAGGVEKKDSESYSAGLNASQLVYDFGRVPALIEIAKLNLELQKLDMLNTQQNLEVNVTQAYYSCLLAQQALKLQEKNVVQMEQYLGRARALFEVGNRPKYDVTKAEVNLSNAKLNFIKARNKLRLANITLNNAIGKTKQNESYVVDDNINFEIQEVKDIEKLKSAALKKRVDWLSSKIREKIAVINLGNSVRAFLPTLNASGGYRWSGSEFPLNETWSLGLSLNMSIFTGFSKINAYRESETNLKNVRTSQETLIQTIILDIEQDYAVLEEAVERIRATEGIVKQAKEALELADARYFNGVGSIIELTDAQVSLFSVENSYIQAVCDYYTAKVNLEKSSGEMEYKK, translated from the coding sequence ATGATAGAATTTACTGATTTGATAAATGAAAAAGTGAGGTATGGAAACAGTATTGTGATCAAAAAGTTGGTGATAGCGTCAGTAGTTATGGTATTATGTTTAGTCGCAAGACAATGCTCCGCAGCGGATACCGTTAATAATTCTATGGGTACGATTACAACGGTGTTAACCCTTCAAGACTGCCTTATGTTCGCGGTGAAGCATCACCCGTCATTAAAGACTTCAAAAGGAAATATTGAGATTTATACCAACCGTTATAACAAAGCTGTAGCAGATTACCTGCCTGACTTTAGTTTAAGCAGCGGATACTCCCGGGCTGGGGGGGTAGAGAAAAAGGATTCAGAAAGTTATAGTGCCGGGCTTAACGCGTCACAATTGGTTTACGACTTTGGGCGTGTCCCTGCATTAATTGAAATTGCAAAGCTTAACCTTGAACTCCAAAAACTTGATATGTTGAACACACAGCAAAATCTTGAGGTTAACGTAACCCAGGCGTATTATAGTTGCTTGCTTGCTCAACAAGCGCTGAAGTTACAGGAAAAAAATGTTGTACAGATGGAACAGTATCTAGGCCGTGCACGCGCGTTGTTTGAAGTGGGTAACCGTCCGAAGTATGATGTAACAAAAGCGGAAGTAAACCTTAGTAATGCAAAGTTGAATTTTATTAAAGCTAGGAATAAGTTGAGGCTGGCTAATATAACGTTGAATAACGCTATTGGTAAAACTAAACAAAATGAGAGTTATGTTGTTGATGATAATATAAATTTTGAAATTCAAGAAGTAAAAGATATTGAAAAACTGAAATCTGCTGCGTTAAAGAAACGTGTTGACTGGTTATCCAGTAAAATCCGTGAAAAAATTGCAGTCATCAATCTTGGGAATAGTGTCCGTGCATTTTTACCGACACTTAATGCCAGCGGGGGGTATAGATGGAGCGGGAGCGAGTTTCCTCTTAATGAAACATGGTCACTGGGGTTATCCCTGAATATGTCTATATTCACGGGGTTCAGCAAAATTAATGCATACCGAGAATCTGAAACTAACCTGAAGAATGTACGGACTAGCCAGGAAACGTTGATACAAACAATTATCCTGGATATTGAACAGGATTATGCTGTGTTAGAAGAAGCAGTGGAACGTATCCGCGCAACTGAAGGGATTGTTAAACAGGCAAAGGAAGCGTTGGAACTTGCCGATGCGAGGTACTTCAACGGTGTGGGGTCTATTATCGAACTTACCGACGCACAGGTGTCATTATTCTCAGTGGAGAATAGTTATATACAAGCAGTGTGTGATTATTACACTGCAAAAGTTAATCTCGAAAAAAGTAGTGGTGAAATGGAGTATAAAAAGTAA
- a CDS encoding efflux RND transporter periplasmic adaptor subunit gives MKKGIIWGIAGILVVGSFTAFLFYKQQENRKVKYKTVKIASGNIIKSIITTGTLNPVTLVEVGSQISGRIKAVNVDYNSLVKQGDIIAEIDPATLNAQLLNAEAALTKAQINVKEAKRKLDRTKALFEKQLVAQSELDTAETDYELSLANQKQAESSLNQAKTNLTYTIIRSPIDGVVILRRIDPGQTVSANLSAPTLFNIANDLKRMQINASVDEADIGGIKPGQKVFFTVDAFPEEKFLGIVAQVRYSPTVTQNVVTYDVIINVRNEQMKLRPGMTANVTIVIDRRQGVLKISNAALRYKPLALYISNNEGNSGTESKLLYTNKISSATTTQAVAAAKAATPFTTKSSTDKQRQGERSGAGKRKGLDKTKEDKPLGMSGNEDLTGIPFVEKPLPKIWLLRNGKPVSVEIEIGITDGKYSEILSGNLKAGDDVVTEEYMGKLKGNTGVSSQQSSPFMPGGLGGRR, from the coding sequence ATGAAGAAAGGTATTATTTGGGGAATAGCTGGAATTCTGGTGGTTGGAAGCTTTACCGCGTTTTTGTTTTATAAACAACAGGAAAACCGTAAGGTAAAGTACAAAACCGTAAAAATAGCCAGCGGGAATATTATTAAGAGTATAATTACTACCGGTACGTTAAACCCTGTCACACTTGTTGAAGTAGGCAGCCAGATTTCCGGGAGGATTAAGGCGGTTAATGTTGATTATAATTCTCTGGTGAAGCAAGGTGATATTATAGCGGAGATAGATCCCGCAACGCTTAATGCGCAGTTATTAAATGCGGAAGCGGCATTAACTAAGGCACAGATTAATGTTAAGGAAGCTAAACGCAAACTTGACCGCACAAAAGCGTTATTTGAGAAACAACTTGTTGCGCAAAGTGAGCTTGATACTGCAGAGACTGATTACGAACTTTCCTTGGCAAACCAGAAACAGGCGGAGTCAAGCCTTAACCAGGCGAAGACAAATTTAACCTATACAATAATACGTTCCCCGATTGACGGGGTGGTTATTTTAAGAAGAATAGACCCCGGGCAGACTGTTTCCGCGAATTTGTCCGCACCGACATTGTTTAATATTGCAAATGATCTTAAGAGAATGCAGATTAACGCGTCAGTAGACGAGGCGGATATCGGAGGGATTAAGCCCGGGCAAAAAGTGTTCTTTACCGTAGATGCGTTCCCGGAAGAAAAGTTTTTAGGTATCGTTGCGCAAGTAAGGTATTCTCCTACGGTAACACAGAATGTTGTTACCTACGACGTAATTATTAATGTGAGGAATGAACAGATGAAACTGCGGCCCGGGATGACTGCTAATGTTACTATTGTTATTGACCGCCGGCAGGGGGTGTTAAAGATTTCAAATGCAGCATTACGGTATAAACCTCTTGCACTGTATATCTCAAATAATGAAGGGAATAGCGGGACAGAGAGTAAACTGTTGTATACAAATAAAATATCGTCTGCAACTACAACTCAAGCAGTAGCTGCTGCTAAAGCCGCTACACCTTTTACTACTAAGAGCAGTACTGATAAGCAACGTCAAGGTGAACGCAGTGGCGCGGGTAAGCGTAAAGGTTTAGATAAAACAAAGGAAGATAAACCGTTAGGAATGTCGGGTAATGAGGATCTTACAGGTATACCGTTTGTAGAGAAGCCATTACCTAAGATATGGCTTTTGCGTAACGGTAAGCCGGTAAGTGTTGAAATTGAAATTGGAATAACTGACGGTAAATATTCCGAAATATTGTCAGGGAACCTTAAAGCTGGAGATGATGTTGTGACTGAAGAATATATGGGTAAGCTTAAAGGCAATACAGGAGTTTCCTCTCAACAATCCTCGCCATTTATGCCGGGTGGTCTCGGTGGGAGGCGGTAG
- a CDS encoding ABC transporter ATP-binding protein — MDNGLVIKISDVHKIYNIGEIKVNALRGVSFEVKCNEFVAIMGPSGSGKSTMMNIIGCLDSPSSGSYFLDGIDAAKLNKDQLAEVRNKKIGFVFQNFNLLSRTMALENVELPMMYNNVPKVERHKRAKEALAVVGLAKRAKNYTTQMSGGEQQRVAIARALVNNTPIILADEPTGNLDTRTSVEIMSIFQALNDKGITIIIVTHEHDIAQYAKRKVVFRDGKIVLDESIPDRLVATEVIKSLNTDVTGYR, encoded by the coding sequence ATGGATAACGGTTTAGTAATCAAGATTTCTGATGTACACAAAATTTACAATATCGGTGAAATAAAAGTCAATGCATTACGCGGTGTATCGTTTGAAGTTAAATGTAATGAGTTTGTAGCGATCATGGGCCCGTCAGGTTCAGGGAAGTCTACAATGATGAATATTATCGGCTGCTTGGACAGCCCGTCAAGCGGCAGTTATTTTTTGGATGGTATAGACGCTGCAAAGCTTAATAAAGACCAGTTAGCGGAAGTTAGAAATAAAAAAATTGGTTTTGTATTCCAGAACTTTAACCTTTTATCCCGTACAATGGCTTTGGAGAATGTCGAACTGCCGATGATGTACAATAATGTCCCGAAGGTAGAACGCCATAAACGCGCAAAAGAAGCCCTGGCGGTCGTCGGGCTCGCAAAACGCGCGAAAAATTATACTACACAGATGTCCGGGGGTGAACAACAACGCGTGGCAATTGCGCGTGCGTTGGTGAATAACACACCGATAATTTTGGCGGATGAACCCACAGGAAATCTTGATACACGTACCAGTGTAGAAATTATGAGTATTTTTCAAGCGCTTAATGATAAGGGTATCACGATTATTATTGTCACACACGAGCATGATATTGCGCAGTACGCTAAACGTAAAGTCGTCTTCCGTGACGGTAAGATTGTATTGGATGAGTCTATCCCCGATAGATTAGTTGCAACTGAGGTTATAAAGTCTTTGAATACAGATGTAACAGGATATAGGTAA
- a CDS encoding ABC transporter permease, translated as MSLYLVLQLAFRALRRNMLRTFLTTLGIIIGVASVITMVAIGQGAKESIRASIASMGVNILFISPSSPNRGGVSLGAAQGVSLTDEDAAAIASECSYVRYISPTVQTSYQIVYGNLNWSASIIGCNADYLSIRDWPLFTGEFLSEQEVRTAAKVCVIGKTVTDRLFPTGQDPVGEIIRIKKVPFRIIGTLIPRGQSSFGQDQDNVVMIPYTSAQKRIAGRTRWLTFMVSAVTQDLMVPAQEQIRDLLRQRHKLRPEDEDNFSIRNQTDIANMASSTAQVMTLLLGSIASISLLVGGIGIMNIMLVSVTERTREIGIRMAVGAKEKDIMLQFLAESIVISLTGGIVGIILGTFFSWAISLLLNWRTSVSLSSVVLSFLFSALVGVFFGYQPARKAAKLNPIEALRYE; from the coding sequence ATGAGTTTATATTTGGTACTGCAACTGGCATTCCGTGCGTTACGGCGTAATATGTTACGTACTTTTCTCACAACACTAGGGATAATAATCGGTGTCGCATCGGTTATCACGATGGTAGCTATTGGGCAGGGGGCAAAGGAATCAATCCGTGCATCTATTGCGAGTATGGGAGTTAATATCTTATTTATTTCACCATCAAGCCCTAACCGTGGAGGTGTGTCATTAGGAGCGGCACAAGGTGTATCCCTGACTGATGAAGATGCAGCGGCTATTGCATCGGAATGTTCTTATGTACGATATATATCCCCGACTGTACAAACGTCTTACCAGATTGTGTATGGTAACCTTAACTGGTCAGCGTCGATTATCGGGTGTAATGCCGATTACTTAAGTATCCGTGACTGGCCGTTGTTTACCGGCGAATTTCTTAGTGAACAGGAAGTGCGTACCGCCGCGAAAGTGTGTGTTATAGGTAAAACAGTGACGGATAGGCTTTTCCCTACAGGCCAGGATCCTGTTGGCGAAATTATACGTATAAAAAAGGTTCCTTTCAGGATTATAGGTACGCTTATTCCCAGAGGGCAGTCTTCGTTTGGGCAGGATCAGGATAATGTTGTGATGATACCCTATACTTCCGCGCAAAAACGTATTGCCGGGCGCACAAGATGGTTAACTTTTATGGTTTCTGCGGTTACTCAAGACCTTATGGTTCCTGCTCAGGAGCAGATACGTGACCTCCTGCGTCAACGTCATAAGTTACGTCCTGAGGATGAAGATAATTTTTCTATACGCAACCAGACAGATATCGCAAACATGGCGTCTTCCACAGCGCAGGTGATGACGTTATTGTTGGGAAGTATAGCATCAATTTCTTTACTTGTCGGCGGGATCGGGATAATGAATATTATGTTGGTATCCGTAACTGAACGTACCCGCGAGATCGGTATACGTATGGCGGTGGGTGCAAAAGAAAAGGATATTATGCTGCAGTTTCTCGCGGAGTCTATCGTAATAAGCCTTACCGGCGGGATTGTGGGGATTATACTGGGAACATTTTTTTCCTGGGCAATATCGTTATTACTAAACTGGCGGACCAGCGTTTCACTGAGTTCTGTAGTATTATCATTTTTATTCTCCGCGTTAGTCGGTGTGTTCTTCGGGTATCAGCCTGCAAGGAAAGCGGCAAAACTTAATCCTATAGAAGCACTCCGGTACGAGTAG
- a CDS encoding HD domain-containing phosphohydrolase encodes MKTKIVIVDDDRQSAELMQACLNAKGYDTVFTTNPGSAIGMISDLKPGLVLVDVMMPGVNGIDLCKEIKSKYGIPVIIMTGLSDREVRIEALTAGADDFINKPVEKLELQLRVGNILATKEYSDYLLTHANELENKVNERTKELQDALANIDKLHQDIINRLLRAAEFRDDETGKHILRVSKYSRLIAQELGWEGLKLDMLEQASPMHDVGKIGIPDNILLKPTKLLPEEFEIMKKHTIIGARILAGSSFPLIQMAQEIALTHHEKFDGSGYPQGLKGKEIPIVGRIAAIADVYDALISRRPYKPALENKKAVEIIKVSVGTHFDSHVAEAFFSVIDKIEEIKDKYSNDDEMKPEIALENIYTRG; translated from the coding sequence ATGAAAACAAAAATTGTTATTGTAGATGATGATAGGCAGTCAGCAGAGTTGATGCAAGCCTGCTTAAACGCAAAAGGGTATGATACTGTATTTACCACAAATCCTGGGAGTGCTATAGGCATGATCTCTGACTTAAAACCGGGGTTAGTTTTGGTGGATGTCATGATGCCTGGCGTTAATGGTATAGATCTCTGTAAAGAAATTAAATCGAAATACGGTATTCCTGTAATCATTATGACAGGCCTTTCCGACCGTGAGGTTAGAATTGAAGCTTTGACTGCTGGAGCGGATGATTTTATTAATAAACCCGTTGAAAAACTTGAACTCCAGTTAAGGGTTGGTAATATTCTTGCTACAAAAGAGTACTCTGACTACCTGCTTACGCATGCGAATGAGCTTGAGAATAAGGTTAATGAGCGTACAAAGGAGTTGCAGGATGCTTTAGCTAACATCGATAAGCTTCATCAGGACATTATTAATAGGTTGCTCCGTGCCGCGGAATTCCGTGATGACGAGACCGGGAAACATATTTTGCGTGTAAGTAAATACAGCAGGTTGATCGCGCAGGAGCTTGGATGGGAAGGGTTGAAGCTTGATATGCTGGAACAAGCGTCGCCAATGCATGACGTCGGAAAAATCGGTATCCCTGATAATATACTGCTGAAACCCACGAAGTTGTTGCCGGAAGAATTTGAGATCATGAAAAAACATACGATCATCGGTGCGAGAATTCTTGCAGGGTCAAGTTTTCCGTTGATACAAATGGCGCAGGAGATTGCGTTGACGCATCACGAAAAATTTGATGGGTCAGGGTATCCACAGGGGTTGAAGGGTAAAGAAATTCCGATAGTCGGGCGTATTGCCGCAATAGCTGATGTATACGACGCGTTGATCTCACGGAGGCCGTATAAACCTGCTCTCGAAAATAAAAAAGCGGTTGAAATAATTAAGGTGTCGGTCGGTACACATTTTGATTCACACGTTGCGGAAGCGTTTTTTTCGGTAATTGATAAAATTGAAGAAATAAAAGATAAATACAGTAATGATGACGAGATGAAACCTGAAATCGCGTTGGAGAATATTTACACTCGGGGATAG